Proteins from a genomic interval of Desulfofustis limnaeus:
- a CDS encoding alpha/beta hydrolase → MIETFPLPVKLDTPQIGSVLFHPRPETSLDPPAGAVDFAVNTEDGRAVLGCRAFIGEQEHAPVILFFHGNGETVGDYDDIGPLFLEVGINVVFATYRGYGWSTGVPSASKLVLDAESVLVASQQWLQDHSLSGPLFVMGRSLGSVSAIELVYRFPDRCRGLLIESGFADTVPLLATIGVSPIPEELAEADCFNNRRKIAHIELPTLILHGARDQLIPIGEAEKLQAESGARNKQFQVVPGADHNSLMLVAGPLYFAAIKQFIDGVTGVNTWRERRRHFKREQSA, encoded by the coding sequence ATGATCGAAACATTTCCTCTTCCCGTCAAGCTCGACACCCCACAAATCGGATCGGTTCTCTTTCATCCTCGCCCGGAAACCAGCCTGGATCCGCCAGCTGGTGCTGTTGATTTCGCGGTCAACACCGAAGACGGACGGGCGGTTTTGGGTTGCCGCGCCTTTATTGGTGAGCAAGAACACGCTCCAGTCATCCTCTTTTTTCACGGCAACGGCGAGACCGTCGGTGATTACGACGATATCGGTCCCCTCTTCCTCGAGGTGGGCATCAACGTGGTCTTTGCCACCTACCGCGGTTATGGCTGGAGCACAGGTGTTCCTTCGGCCTCGAAGCTGGTGCTTGATGCCGAGAGTGTTCTGGTTGCGTCACAACAATGGCTGCAGGATCATTCCCTATCCGGTCCGTTGTTCGTCATGGGCCGCTCGCTCGGGTCGGTCAGCGCCATCGAACTGGTCTATCGGTTCCCTGATCGGTGCCGGGGCCTGCTCATCGAGAGCGGCTTTGCCGATACCGTACCGCTGCTGGCAACCATCGGCGTCAGTCCGATACCGGAGGAGCTTGCCGAGGCAGACTGTTTCAACAACCGAAGAAAAATCGCCCACATTGAATTGCCCACCCTGATCTTGCACGGCGCCAGAGATCAGTTGATTCCGATTGGCGAAGCGGAAAAACTGCAGGCCGAGAGCGGTGCCAGGAACAAACAGTTCCAGGTGGTGCCGGGCGCCGATCATAATTCCCTGATGCTGGTCGCCGGCCCCCTCTACTTCGCCGCGATCAAGCAATTCATCGATGGCGTGACCGGGGTCAACACCTGGCGGGAGAGAAGACGTCATTTTAAACGAGAGCAAAGCGCGTAA
- a CDS encoding deoxycytidylate deaminase: MTEPIKKRLNYLSWDEYFMAVALLSAERSKDPNTQVGACIANRQNKIVGVGYNGFPIGCSDDELPWDRQGPFLTTKYPYVCHAELNAVLNAISTDLSGCRIYVGLFPCNECTKVIIQSGIKEIVYLSDKYRDSDQVKAAKRMLDLAGVSYRRFIPQRPEITLSFSLD; this comes from the coding sequence ATGACGGAACCGATAAAAAAGAGATTGAACTACCTGTCCTGGGACGAGTATTTCATGGCGGTGGCGCTCTTGTCAGCGGAACGCAGCAAGGATCCGAACACCCAGGTTGGTGCCTGTATCGCCAACCGGCAGAACAAGATCGTCGGGGTCGGCTACAACGGTTTTCCGATCGGCTGTTCCGACGATGAATTGCCCTGGGATCGCCAGGGGCCGTTCCTGACCACCAAATATCCCTACGTGTGCCATGCCGAACTCAACGCCGTCCTCAACGCCATCTCCACTGATCTGAGCGGCTGCCGGATCTATGTCGGCCTGTTTCCCTGCAACGAATGCACCAAGGTGATTATTCAGTCGGGAATCAAGGAGATCGTCTATCTCTCCGATAAATATCGGGATTCTGACCAGGTGAAGGCAGCCAAGCGGATGCTGGATCTGGCCGGGGTCTCCTATCGTCGGTTCATTCCGCAACGCCCGGAGATCACCCTGTCATTCAGCCTCGACTGA
- the thiL gene encoding thiamine-phosphate kinase, with product MKSSPWKERDVITRFSSSCQRHSQQIVRGIGDDCAVLAPDGQHDWVVTTDMLVDTVHFDTSWHPAYRLGRKCLAVNLSDIAAMGATPRFILLSIAIPGSFSNEWLEQWTSGFASLLDEFSCSLIGGDTVRGDQFTVNITAIGTTRKGRAILRSTAAAGESIFVSGQLGSAAAGLILCRQAGRLGPLDETLCRPFLDRHLDPAPDVACALLLAESGLITAMQDLSDGLATDLAHLAGQSMVGARVDASLLPEHENLARICAAIGHDPVQLQVAGGDDYHLVFTVQAGKDEELLRFLNSRKGPPIYRIGETFAGSGVRLQHDDREVDISFGGFQHRSPTADEPSVEAE from the coding sequence ATGAAATCATCTCCCTGGAAAGAACGGGACGTCATCACCCGGTTTTCGAGTTCTTGCCAGCGCCATTCCCAGCAAATCGTCCGAGGGATCGGCGATGATTGCGCGGTGCTGGCACCAGACGGTCAACACGATTGGGTGGTGACCACCGACATGCTTGTCGATACGGTGCACTTCGACACCTCCTGGCATCCTGCTTACCGGCTCGGCAGAAAGTGCCTCGCGGTCAACCTCAGCGATATTGCCGCCATGGGGGCGACGCCCCGGTTCATTTTGTTGTCGATCGCCATCCCCGGTTCCTTCAGCAATGAGTGGCTGGAACAATGGACCTCGGGGTTTGCTTCCCTGCTCGACGAATTTTCCTGTTCCCTGATTGGCGGCGACACGGTACGCGGCGATCAATTCACCGTCAACATCACCGCCATCGGCACCACCCGCAAGGGGAGGGCGATTCTGCGCAGCACCGCCGCTGCCGGAGAGAGCATATTTGTCAGCGGCCAACTCGGTTCGGCGGCGGCGGGCCTGATCCTCTGCCGCCAGGCCGGACGTTTGGGGCCTCTGGATGAGACCCTCTGCCGGCCGTTTCTCGATCGTCATCTCGATCCAGCTCCGGATGTGGCCTGCGCTCTCTTGCTGGCAGAAAGCGGGCTGATCACCGCCATGCAGGATCTCTCCGACGGTCTGGCCACTGATCTGGCCCATTTAGCCGGCCAGAGCATGGTTGGGGCACGGGTGGACGCCTCTCTGCTCCCGGAACACGAAAACCTGGCCAGGATCTGTGCCGCCATCGGTCACGACCCGGTGCAACTGCAGGTCGCCGGCGGCGACGACTACCATCTCGTCTTTACGGTACAAGCCGGTAAGGATGAAGAATTGCTACGTTTCTTGAACAGCAGAAAGGGTCCGCCCATCTACCGTATCGGAGAGACCTTCGCTGGCTCGGGGGTACGTCTGCAGCACGACGATCGGGAGGTGGACATCAGCTTCGGCGGTTTTCAACACCGCAGCCCAACGGCTGATGAACCGTCAGTCGAGGCTGAATGA
- a CDS encoding DUF3352 domain-containing protein — MRQALFILPLFMLLLAVIYLFSPHLGGRTAAERFLDRQTLLLLNQKNLTARLDDFFTTRLGRTLTTLDYPEILNDLNVAQEKSELLEQLIHLAAVARHDPMVRSVLGRDLTIALTPFELRPEEPLLRQLVEHTIVICRPKRAAHALELVRRISSPAVIEDSLYGAYVIKRFRFNNDFNLAAAQVQSSVIITADERVLRRCLDRFDNRNQSLLADPHYLSERKTFNGASSFAYASIGGLTRLLAQLRSDSSGGAPSRIFSAEDTAGLYQRAMAGGWNDARTGTVKAVLCFDPQRVPAPLQSLYTMLPGQTRSSQRLPADTIWYYWSNNYPAATILELLRRQLNQEQLHRLQSLFHELKRSTGVDMETAIGWLENDLSVAIKKSPDRELVPIPLVLTAMKCSSPERIGPFIQRLIDHYQVPIRRRSVDSWEVLSWGDVAPMGAFEPSLALYQEYLLLANNFRQIKEFITARQGPDRLDTSWRFRQVAHGFTDANNSLLYINLAELTGQLKELVSWAGVMLALKDPAMANQATIIIDRLINPILDGLTMYQVIGSRKTLKDNHVIIEALTVIDHEHN; from the coding sequence ATGCGTCAAGCCCTGTTCATTCTGCCGTTGTTCATGCTCCTGCTTGCCGTCATCTACCTGTTTTCCCCCCATCTCGGCGGCCGAACGGCAGCCGAACGGTTTCTTGACCGACAGACGCTGCTGCTGCTTAACCAAAAGAATCTGACCGCTCGTCTCGATGATTTTTTCACAACCAGACTCGGCCGAACCCTGACCACCCTCGATTACCCGGAAATACTCAACGATCTGAACGTTGCCCAAGAGAAAAGCGAACTGCTCGAGCAGCTCATCCACCTGGCTGCGGTGGCGCGCCACGATCCAATGGTCCGGTCGGTACTGGGAAGAGACCTCACCATTGCCCTGACACCATTTGAGCTCCGCCCGGAAGAACCGCTGCTGCGCCAACTGGTCGAACACACGATTGTCATCTGCCGCCCCAAACGTGCCGCCCATGCCCTTGAGTTGGTGCGGCGGATTTCCTCTCCGGCCGTCATCGAAGATTCCCTGTACGGGGCCTACGTGATCAAGCGGTTCCGGTTCAACAACGACTTCAACCTGGCTGCCGCCCAGGTGCAATCGTCGGTGATCATCACCGCCGATGAGCGCGTGCTCCGGCGCTGCCTCGACAGGTTTGACAACCGTAACCAGTCGCTGTTAGCAGATCCACACTACCTGTCGGAAAGAAAGACGTTCAACGGAGCGTCTTCTTTTGCCTATGCCTCCATCGGAGGCCTGACACGGCTGCTTGCGCAGTTACGATCAGATTCATCAGGAGGAGCACCTAGTCGGATCTTCTCAGCCGAAGATACCGCCGGCCTCTATCAGCGAGCCATGGCCGGCGGCTGGAACGACGCGAGGACCGGCACCGTCAAGGCGGTCCTGTGCTTCGATCCGCAACGTGTCCCCGCCCCGCTGCAATCACTCTACACCATGCTCCCCGGGCAAACCCGCTCCTCCCAACGGTTGCCCGCCGACACCATCTGGTACTACTGGAGCAACAACTACCCGGCCGCGACCATTCTCGAACTGTTGCGGCGGCAACTCAACCAGGAGCAATTGCACCGGCTGCAGTCGCTCTTCCATGAGCTGAAACGGTCCACCGGGGTGGACATGGAGACGGCCATCGGCTGGCTGGAAAACGACCTCTCCGTGGCGATCAAGAAAAGTCCGGACCGGGAGTTGGTGCCGATCCCACTGGTACTCACCGCGATGAAATGCTCTTCTCCAGAACGGATCGGCCCATTCATCCAACGGCTGATCGACCATTACCAGGTCCCCATTCGTCGGCGAAGCGTCGATTCATGGGAAGTGTTGAGCTGGGGCGACGTGGCTCCGATGGGGGCCTTCGAACCGAGTCTGGCGCTTTATCAAGAGTATCTGCTCCTGGCCAATAATTTTCGACAGATCAAGGAGTTCATCACGGCTCGTCAGGGACCGGATCGCCTCGATACGAGTTGGCGATTCAGACAGGTTGCCCACGGTTTTACCGATGCCAACAACTCCCTGCTCTACATTAATCTCGCGGAGCTGACGGGGCAGCTCAAAGAGCTGGTATCGTGGGCAGGCGTCATGCTGGCGCTCAAAGACCCGGCCATGGCCAACCAGGCCACCATCATCATCGATCGATTGATCAATCCCATTCTGGACGGTCTGACCATGTACCAGGTCATCGGCAGTCGAAAAACACTCAAAGACAATCACGTCATCATTGAAGCACTCACCGTCATCGACCATGAACACAACTAA
- a CDS encoding YifB family Mg chelatase-like AAA ATPase: protein MLAMIQSAALIGIDALPVTVEIDVTNGLPSFTTVGLPDGSVRESKDRVKSAIRNSGYPFPNRKITINLAPADLKKEGSAFDLPIAIGLLVAADLVAPQAIEQLCAVGELSLDGSLRAVPGVLSIAMAAKAAGQKLVIPLANADEAALVDEVPIIAVQTLPELVEILTGLQEPPPITAPPDNQADDNYPVDFADIRGQDHVKRALEIAASGMHNVLMHGPPGSGKTMLARALPSILGDWTLAERLETSRIYSVCGLKNGCPLIPQRPFRAPHHTISNAGLIGGGTTPRPGEVSLAHNGVLFLDEVPEFSRHVLEVLRQPLEDGMVTIARAHGSISFPSRFMLVAAMNPCPCGYLGDERNQCRCTDQQIQRYQSRLSGPLLDRIDIRLEVAALDYRQLRARGSAETSQAVRQRVNETRRIQQRRFSGQGIHCNGQMDARAIERFCAIDQESSRLLERSMTRLRLTARSCHRILKIARTIADMEVSDRIGFPHLAEAIGYRHLHES from the coding sequence ATGTTGGCAATGATTCAGAGCGCTGCACTGATCGGTATCGATGCCCTGCCGGTCACGGTGGAAATCGATGTGACCAACGGACTGCCGTCGTTCACCACCGTGGGCCTGCCGGACGGATCGGTGCGGGAAAGCAAGGATCGGGTCAAGTCGGCCATCCGCAACTCCGGCTATCCGTTTCCCAATCGGAAGATAACCATCAATCTGGCCCCGGCCGATCTGAAAAAAGAAGGCTCAGCCTTTGATCTGCCCATCGCCATCGGGCTGCTGGTGGCCGCCGACCTCGTCGCCCCACAGGCCATCGAGCAGCTGTGCGCTGTCGGCGAATTGTCCCTGGACGGTTCCCTTCGTGCGGTTCCGGGTGTCTTGTCGATCGCCATGGCGGCCAAGGCCGCCGGTCAGAAGCTGGTCATTCCGCTGGCCAACGCGGACGAGGCGGCCCTGGTCGACGAGGTGCCGATCATTGCCGTACAAACGTTGCCGGAGCTGGTGGAAATCCTCACCGGCCTGCAGGAGCCACCCCCCATAACCGCACCGCCAGACAACCAGGCGGACGATAATTATCCGGTCGATTTCGCCGACATCCGGGGCCAGGATCATGTGAAGCGCGCCCTGGAAATCGCCGCCTCCGGCATGCATAACGTGCTCATGCACGGGCCACCCGGCTCGGGGAAGACCATGCTGGCCCGGGCTCTGCCCTCCATCCTCGGCGATTGGACGTTGGCGGAGCGGTTGGAAACCAGCCGGATCTACAGCGTCTGCGGCCTCAAGAACGGCTGCCCGCTCATCCCGCAACGACCTTTTCGGGCACCGCACCACACCATCTCCAACGCCGGGCTCATCGGCGGTGGGACAACCCCACGCCCCGGGGAAGTTTCGCTTGCCCACAACGGAGTACTCTTTCTTGACGAAGTTCCTGAATTCAGCCGCCACGTCCTGGAAGTGTTGCGACAACCGCTTGAAGACGGGATGGTCACCATCGCCCGGGCCCATGGCAGTATCAGCTTTCCCTCCCGCTTCATGCTGGTGGCGGCCATGAACCCCTGTCCCTGCGGCTATCTGGGCGACGAGCGGAATCAATGTCGCTGCACCGATCAGCAGATACAACGGTACCAGAGCCGCCTCTCCGGCCCCCTGCTGGATCGGATCGATATCCGACTGGAGGTGGCTGCCCTTGATTATCGGCAACTGCGTGCCCGCGGTTCGGCTGAGACATCACAGGCCGTCCGCCAGCGGGTCAATGAGACCAGACGAATCCAGCAACGCCGATTTTCCGGACAGGGGATTCACTGCAACGGCCAGATGGACGCCAGGGCCATCGAACGTTTTTGCGCCATCGACCAGGAATCCTCGCGCCTGCTGGAGCGAAGCATGACCAGGTTGCGATTGACGGCCCGCTCCTGCCATCGTATCCTGAAGATTGCCAGAACCATCGCCGACATGGAGGTCAGTGATCGCATCGGCTTTCCGCATCTGGCCGAAGCGATCGGTTATCGTCACCTCCATGAGTCCTGA
- a CDS encoding tRNA1(Val) (adenine(37)-N6)-methyltransferase: MNQEQPADLDRIGAPLCRTIDADTMFGGAVKCRQYRHGYRYSIDSLLLAHFPQINSAETVLDIGTGCGIIGLILLYRYGHQAISVTGLEAQHELLELADVNRRINGCGDRFQLIHGTVEESARLLPAEAYTLVVLNPPFYRAGSGRPSVNRQARIARHQGPDGIGPFLAAAAHAVKNRGRVALIYPAENTVELLAALRQVKLEAKRIRPVYSYPDPEEQARLVLVEATKNGSPDLALLPPLYIYRCRGGPWSAEVAAMYQPL, translated from the coding sequence ATGAACCAGGAACAGCCTGCCGATCTTGACCGTATCGGCGCACCGCTGTGCCGAACGATCGACGCCGACACCATGTTCGGCGGGGCCGTGAAGTGCCGCCAATACCGGCACGGGTACCGCTATTCCATCGACTCCCTGCTGCTGGCCCATTTTCCACAAATCAACAGCGCGGAGACCGTGCTGGACATCGGCACCGGTTGCGGCATCATCGGCCTGATCCTGCTCTACCGTTACGGTCACCAAGCCATCTCCGTCACCGGCCTGGAAGCGCAACACGAACTCCTGGAACTGGCCGACGTCAACCGCCGGATCAACGGCTGTGGCGATCGTTTTCAGCTGATTCACGGTACCGTCGAAGAAAGCGCCCGGCTGCTGCCGGCGGAGGCCTATACGCTGGTGGTGCTCAACCCCCCTTTTTATCGGGCCGGTTCAGGGCGCCCGAGCGTTAACCGCCAGGCCCGCATCGCCCGGCATCAGGGCCCGGACGGAATCGGACCGTTTCTCGCCGCAGCGGCACACGCGGTCAAGAATCGGGGGCGGGTGGCTCTGATCTATCCCGCCGAGAACACGGTGGAGTTGCTTGCCGCTCTGCGGCAGGTCAAACTGGAAGCAAAACGGATACGGCCGGTCTATTCCTATCCCGATCCCGAGGAACAGGCTCGCCTGGTACTGGTAGAGGCGACCAAAAACGGTTCCCCGGACCTGGCTCTGCTGCCGCCGCTGTACATCTACCGGTGCCGCGGCGGTCCCTGGTCGGCTGAAGTCGCAGCCATGTATCAACCACTCTGA
- a CDS encoding DUF1015 domain-containing protein, protein MAVIKPFRGVRYDEAVAGNLEELITPPYDVIDASAQSMFSSRNRYNIVHLDLPKDPGFHGQDDPQRHRRAADLLSAWQHDGILCRDERPALYPYEVEYRLPSGRKRTRKGFICLVKLADFSEKIIRPHEETFTSVIQDRLALTRACRAQFSQVFSVFSDPQGKVISLLEQNRPAAPAVEVTDGDGNRHRLWRLDDPAAIIEVQQAVAAHPLYIADGHHRYTTALAYRKETKGTDGPEGYVMMYLCPKEDAGLTILPTHRLISYPGHFDAQAFVASLEPWFTVTRIGFGSRESLLQELLLAMDEAAPQQGRAIPVLGLYLADSDCGYILHGTDRLLAARSGRPEGLRRLDVAVLNDLIITELLDLDPQRLEHENLVGYHSDVAQALDKSVKMSVAEEPITPLLFLLKGATIDHVCAVSDAGLYMPHKSTYFYPKLMSGLVLNVFDNEHEPGTACRS, encoded by the coding sequence ATGGCCGTCATCAAACCTTTCCGGGGCGTTCGCTACGATGAAGCGGTGGCCGGAAATCTCGAAGAGCTTATCACGCCGCCCTATGACGTCATCGACGCCTCGGCGCAGTCGATGTTCTCCTCCCGCAACCGTTATAACATCGTGCACCTGGATCTGCCGAAAGATCCCGGTTTCCATGGTCAGGACGACCCACAGCGCCACCGCCGGGCCGCAGACCTCCTGTCCGCCTGGCAGCACGACGGCATCCTGTGCCGGGACGAGCGACCGGCTCTGTATCCCTACGAAGTGGAATATCGCTTACCTTCCGGCCGGAAAAGGACTCGGAAGGGATTTATCTGTCTGGTAAAATTGGCTGATTTTTCAGAAAAAATAATCAGGCCTCACGAGGAGACCTTCACCTCCGTCATCCAGGACCGACTGGCCCTCACCCGGGCCTGCCGAGCCCAATTCAGTCAGGTTTTCAGCGTCTTTTCCGATCCCCAGGGCAAGGTCATTTCTCTTCTTGAACAAAACCGACCGGCCGCACCGGCGGTGGAAGTCACCGACGGTGACGGCAATCGGCATCGTCTCTGGCGACTTGACGACCCGGCGGCGATCATCGAGGTGCAGCAGGCGGTCGCCGCCCATCCGCTCTATATAGCCGACGGGCACCACCGTTACACCACCGCCCTGGCCTATCGCAAGGAAACAAAGGGGACGGACGGGCCGGAGGGCTACGTGATGATGTATCTGTGCCCCAAAGAGGATGCCGGATTGACCATCCTGCCGACCCATCGGCTCATCAGCTACCCCGGCCACTTCGACGCACAGGCCTTTGTCGCCAGTCTCGAACCGTGGTTCACCGTGACCCGCATTGGTTTCGGTAGCCGCGAATCCCTGCTGCAGGAGCTGCTGTTGGCCATGGATGAGGCGGCGCCGCAGCAGGGCAGGGCGATACCCGTTTTGGGTCTGTATCTCGCAGACAGTGACTGCGGCTATATCCTGCACGGCACGGACCGGCTCCTCGCCGCCCGCTCCGGTCGACCCGAAGGTCTGCGCCGGTTGGACGTGGCGGTACTCAACGATCTGATCATCACCGAACTGCTCGACCTCGACCCGCAGCGTCTCGAGCACGAAAACCTGGTCGGTTATCACAGCGACGTGGCGCAAGCGCTGGACAAGAGCGTGAAAATGAGCGTTGCCGAGGAGCCGATCACCCCGCTTCTGTTTCTGCTGAAGGGGGCCACCATTGACCATGTCTGTGCCGTCTCCGACGCCGGCCTGTATATGCCCCACAAATCGACCTATTTCTACCCGAAACTGATGTCGGGTCTGGTGCTGAATGTCTTTGATAACGAACATGAACCAGGAACAGCCTGCCGATCTTGA
- the queD gene encoding 6-carboxytetrahydropterin synthase QueD, which produces MYDIFVKTHFSSGHHLRDYPGDCEFPHGHNWHVTVTVRATELDEIGMGIDFKVLKKKVKEIIDRLDHKNLNELPAFTRINPSSEHIARYIFDQLQPELTHDRYRLHSVSVFETDTSGLTYYGQDRNA; this is translated from the coding sequence ATGTACGATATTTTTGTCAAAACCCATTTTTCCAGCGGTCACCATCTGCGCGACTACCCGGGTGATTGCGAATTTCCCCACGGCCACAACTGGCATGTCACCGTGACGGTCCGGGCCACCGAACTCGATGAGATCGGTATGGGCATCGATTTCAAGGTACTGAAAAAAAAGGTAAAGGAGATTATCGACCGGTTGGATCACAAGAATCTCAACGAACTTCCAGCCTTTACCCGCATCAACCCCTCATCGGAACACATCGCCCGCTATATCTTCGATCAGCTGCAACCGGAACTTACCCACGACCGTTATCGACTCCACTCGGTTTCGGTCTTTGAGACCGACACCTCCGGTCTCACCTATTATGGTCAGGACCGGAATGCTTGA
- a CDS encoding 7-carboxy-7-deazaguanine synthase QueE produces the protein MLEVSEIFYSLQGESTWAGFPCIFVRLSDCNLRCSYCDAGYTYTEAGTLRSVAEIVTTIAAWHCPLVEITGGEPLIQDDTIELCRRLTAAGRQVLLETNGSIAVAAVPEEVHIIMDVKCPGSGMVDSLHLPNFELLAQRKRKTGRCDEIKFVLSSREDYLWARELIRRHRLEAIALLLLSPVQERFTAAEAAELLLADRLEARLQLQLHKILWPGHERGK, from the coding sequence ATGCTTGAAGTCTCGGAAATTTTCTACTCCCTGCAGGGTGAATCGACCTGGGCCGGTTTCCCTTGCATTTTCGTGCGGCTCAGCGACTGCAACCTGCGCTGCAGCTATTGCGATGCCGGCTATACGTACACGGAGGCCGGCACGCTGCGATCGGTTGCGGAGATTGTCACAACCATTGCCGCCTGGCACTGTCCACTCGTGGAAATCACCGGCGGCGAGCCGCTCATTCAAGACGATACCATTGAATTATGCCGCCGACTGACGGCGGCCGGTCGGCAGGTGCTGCTGGAGACCAACGGTTCGATAGCGGTTGCTGCGGTCCCCGAAGAGGTGCATATCATCATGGATGTCAAATGTCCCGGCAGCGGCATGGTCGACTCGCTGCATTTGCCTAACTTCGAACTGCTGGCTCAGAGAAAAAGAAAAACCGGCAGGTGCGATGAAATAAAGTTCGTCTTATCCTCGCGGGAGGATTATCTTTGGGCCCGCGAACTGATCCGCCGTCACCGCTTGGAGGCCATCGCCCTTCTGCTCCTCTCTCCGGTACAGGAACGGTTCACTGCGGCAGAGGCGGCTGAGTTGCTTCTGGCCGACCGGCTGGAAGCACGGCTACAACTGCAGCTGCATAAAATCCTCTGGCCCGGGCATGAACGGGGGAAGTGA
- the tviB gene encoding Vi polysaccharide biosynthesis UDP-N-acetylglucosamine C-6 dehydrogenase TviB yields MGTSDAITIGVVGLGYVGLPLAVAFGKKLRTIGFDLKRQRIEELRQGIDVTREVDAGELAEATLLSFAEDSEALTSCNYFVVTVPTPIDNAKRPNLQPLVAASETVGRYLQPGAIVIYESTVYPGATEEVCVPILERVSGLRFNVDFFCGYSPERINPGDKQHRLTTIVKITSGSTEETAGKVDALYRSIIEAGTFRASSIKVAEAAKVIENTQRDVNIALVNELSMIFNRLGINTKEVLEAAGTKWNFLPFFPGLVGGHCIGVDPYYLTHKAQQVGYHPAMILAGRRLNDDMGKYVANRVIKLMIQRGLEVSGARILVLGLTFKENCPDLRNTRVIDIIDEFRDYHLHVDVVDPWVDGVEAMDEYGIAMVTEPQPAAYDAVVLAVGHREFVRLPIETIRGWMKDQAILFDVKQVLPAGCADGSL; encoded by the coding sequence ATGGGTACGTCGGACGCCATAACCATCGGGGTGGTCGGTCTCGGATACGTGGGCTTGCCGCTTGCCGTTGCCTTCGGCAAGAAATTGAGGACGATCGGCTTTGATCTGAAGCGCCAACGGATCGAGGAGCTGCGCCAAGGAATTGATGTCACCCGTGAAGTTGATGCGGGCGAGCTGGCCGAAGCAACCTTGCTCAGCTTTGCCGAAGACAGCGAGGCCCTGACCTCGTGCAATTATTTCGTGGTCACGGTCCCCACTCCCATCGACAACGCCAAACGGCCCAACCTACAACCGCTGGTGGCGGCCTCGGAGACGGTTGGGCGCTATCTACAACCGGGCGCAATCGTGATCTATGAATCAACCGTGTACCCCGGGGCCACCGAGGAGGTGTGCGTGCCGATTCTGGAACGGGTCTCGGGGCTGCGCTTCAACGTTGATTTCTTCTGCGGCTACAGCCCGGAACGGATCAATCCCGGTGATAAACAGCATCGGCTTACCACCATCGTGAAAATCACCAGCGGCTCGACCGAGGAGACGGCCGGTAAGGTCGACGCTCTGTATCGCTCCATCATCGAGGCGGGCACCTTTCGTGCCAGTTCCATCAAGGTGGCTGAGGCCGCCAAAGTCATCGAAAACACTCAGCGCGATGTCAATATCGCCTTGGTTAACGAATTGTCCATGATTTTCAATCGGTTGGGCATCAACACCAAAGAGGTGCTGGAGGCCGCCGGAACCAAATGGAACTTTCTCCCCTTTTTTCCCGGTCTGGTGGGCGGCCATTGTATAGGCGTCGACCCCTATTACCTCACTCACAAAGCGCAGCAGGTGGGGTATCACCCGGCCATGATCCTAGCCGGTCGGCGCCTGAACGACGACATGGGCAAATATGTGGCCAATCGCGTTATCAAGTTGATGATCCAGCGAGGCCTCGAAGTTTCCGGGGCGCGGATCCTGGTCTTAGGGCTGACCTTTAAGGAAAATTGTCCGGACCTGCGCAATACCCGGGTCATCGACATCATCGATGAGTTTCGCGATTATCACTTGCACGTCGATGTGGTGGACCCGTGGGTCGATGGGGTCGAGGCCATGGATGAATACGGTATTGCCATGGTGACGGAGCCGCAGCCGGCCGCCTATGATGCGGTGGTGCTGGCCGTTGGGCATCGGGAGTTTGTCCGTTTACCGATCGAGACCATCCGCGGGTGGATGAAGGATCAGGCCATCCTCTTCGATGTCAAGCAGGTGTTGCCGGCCGGCTGTGCCGACGGTTCGCTTTAG
- a CDS encoding Smr/MutS family protein: MDDSDFSEEQPVAIPIDGTLDLHQFSPKDLPYLIPDYLEQCQSLGILQVRLIHGKGTGTLRRSVHHLLHSVPQVESFRLGDETSGSWGATLVRLKRRDNPPPR, from the coding sequence ATGGACGACAGTGATTTTTCAGAGGAACAGCCGGTAGCGATCCCGATCGACGGCACCCTCGATCTTCACCAGTTCTCGCCGAAAGATCTGCCGTACTTGATCCCCGACTATCTCGAACAATGCCAGTCTCTGGGAATCCTGCAGGTCCGCCTGATCCACGGTAAAGGAACGGGGACGCTGCGCCGAAGCGTGCATCACCTCCTGCACTCCGTCCCCCAGGTCGAATCCTTCCGCCTGGGCGACGAGACCTCCGGCAGTTGGGGCGCAACACTGGTGCGCCTGAAAAGACGAGACAATCCGCCGCCCCGCTAA